The Xanthomonas sp. DAR 34887 genome has a segment encoding these proteins:
- a CDS encoding DUF3999 domain-containing protein, with protein sequence MKRLILPAMLLALVPLVGVAASQRDDYAQQWPLTLQDPAAGAYRVQLDDAVYRSAHLASLGDVEVFNAAGDPLPAAVFAAEQAESAPRRQPLPWFPLPAVAAGGADNLELIAERDSDGSVRRIRTRIASGGATSADAGWLIDASALREPLRALSLQWAADTQPRQARYRVEASDDLRDWDLLVPEATLVDLANQGKRLQQLRIAIDRKVRYLRLLPLSPPPLPALTGVEAELAPAPVAADWHWQQLDALHADPAQHSFDFVSPGRYPVAQIDIALPGNSAIEWRVQSRDNAEAPWQDRAGPWVAYQVGTGAGRSPPQALAQPVRDRYWRLLATQDPGKQRPALRLGYQPETLIFLAQGVPPYALAAGSARTQRAAAPLATTLQALRAQRGPQWTPATATLGAATPLAGAAALQAPAAPRDWKTWLLWALLVGGALIVVGFAVSLLRKPVAPGAD encoded by the coding sequence ATGAAACGCCTGATCCTTCCGGCAATGCTGCTGGCCTTGGTTCCGCTGGTCGGCGTCGCCGCCAGCCAGCGCGACGACTATGCGCAGCAATGGCCGCTGACCCTGCAGGATCCGGCGGCCGGCGCCTACCGCGTGCAGCTCGACGATGCGGTGTACCGCAGCGCGCACCTCGCGTCGCTGGGCGACGTGGAGGTGTTCAACGCGGCTGGCGACCCGCTGCCGGCGGCCGTGTTCGCGGCCGAACAGGCCGAGAGTGCGCCGCGCCGGCAGCCCTTGCCCTGGTTCCCGCTGCCGGCCGTGGCCGCTGGCGGTGCCGACAACCTGGAGCTGATCGCCGAGCGCGATAGCGACGGCAGCGTGCGCCGCATCCGCACGCGCATTGCCAGCGGCGGCGCGACCAGCGCCGACGCCGGTTGGTTGATCGATGCCAGCGCGTTGCGCGAGCCGTTGCGCGCGCTGTCGCTGCAGTGGGCGGCCGATACGCAGCCGCGGCAGGCGCGCTACCGGGTCGAGGCCAGCGACGATCTGCGCGACTGGGATCTGCTGGTGCCGGAGGCGACCCTGGTCGACCTGGCCAACCAGGGCAAGCGCCTGCAGCAGTTGCGCATCGCCATCGATCGCAAGGTGCGCTACCTGCGCCTGCTGCCGTTGTCGCCGCCGCCGCTGCCGGCGCTGACCGGGGTGGAGGCCGAACTGGCGCCGGCACCGGTCGCCGCCGACTGGCACTGGCAGCAATTGGACGCGCTGCACGCCGATCCGGCGCAGCACAGCTTCGACTTCGTATCGCCCGGCCGCTATCCGGTCGCGCAGATCGACATCGCGCTGCCCGGCAACAGCGCGATCGAATGGCGCGTGCAGAGCCGCGACAACGCCGAGGCGCCATGGCAGGACCGGGCCGGGCCGTGGGTGGCCTACCAGGTCGGCACTGGCGCCGGCCGCTCGCCGCCGCAGGCGCTGGCGCAGCCGGTGCGCGACCGTTACTGGCGGCTGCTGGCCACGCAGGACCCGGGCAAGCAGCGGCCGGCGCTGCGCCTGGGCTATCAGCCGGAGACGCTGATCTTCCTGGCCCAGGGCGTGCCGCCGTACGCGCTGGCTGCCGGCAGCGCGCGCACCCAGCGCGCTGCCGCGCCATTGGCGACCACCTTGCAGGCGCTGCGCGCACAACGCGGCCCGCAATGGACGCCAGCCACGGCCACGCTCGGCGCGGCGACCCCGTTGGCCGGTGCCGCGGCGCTGCAGGCGCCGGCCGCGCCGCGCGACTGGAAGACCTGGCTGCTGTGGGCGCTGCTGGTCGGCGGCGCGCTGATCGTGGTCGGTTTCGCGGTCAGCCTGTTGCGCAAGCCGGTCGCGCCCGGCGCGGACTGA
- a CDS encoding phosphoglycerate kinase, whose product MPILRMTDLDLSGKRVLIRQDLNVPIDDNGQITSEQRILASVPTLKRALEQGAAVMVTSHLGRPKEGVWTQADSLAPVAARLTALLGTEVPLLRDWVDGVEVQPGQIVLLENCRMNVGEGKDDEALAKKYAALCDVFVMDAFGTAHRAQASTHGVIRFAPVAAGGPLLMAELDALAKALEHPAKPLLAIVAGSKVSTKLELLSNLVNKVEQLIVGGGIANTFIAAAGHPVGKSLCEPDLLDTARKIVADANARGAAIPLPTDVVVAKQFLPDAEATVKALADVADDDLILDIGPQTAAHYAELIAKAGTVVWNGPVGVFEFDAFGHGTETLARAIAASPAFSIAGGGDTLAAVDKYGIAEQVSYISTGGGAFLEFLEGKTLPAVAALQARGA is encoded by the coding sequence ATGCCCATCCTGCGAATGACCGACCTCGACCTGTCCGGCAAGCGTGTGCTGATCCGGCAAGACCTCAACGTGCCGATCGACGACAACGGCCAGATCACGTCCGAGCAGCGCATCCTGGCTTCGGTGCCGACGCTGAAGCGCGCGCTGGAACAGGGCGCGGCGGTGATGGTGACCTCGCACCTGGGGCGGCCCAAGGAAGGCGTGTGGACGCAGGCCGATTCGCTGGCGCCGGTCGCCGCGCGGCTGACCGCGCTGCTCGGCACCGAGGTGCCGCTGCTGCGCGACTGGGTCGACGGCGTGGAGGTGCAGCCCGGGCAGATCGTGCTGCTGGAGAATTGCCGCATGAACGTCGGCGAGGGCAAGGACGACGAGGCGCTGGCGAAGAAATATGCGGCGCTGTGCGACGTGTTCGTGATGGATGCGTTCGGCACCGCGCACCGCGCGCAGGCGTCCACCCACGGCGTGATCCGGTTCGCCCCGGTGGCAGCCGGCGGCCCGCTGCTGATGGCCGAGCTGGACGCGCTGGCCAAGGCGCTGGAGCACCCGGCCAAGCCGCTGCTGGCGATCGTCGCCGGCAGCAAGGTCTCGACCAAGCTGGAACTGCTGTCGAATCTGGTCAACAAGGTCGAGCAGCTGATCGTCGGCGGTGGCATCGCCAACACCTTCATCGCCGCGGCCGGCCATCCGGTCGGCAAGTCGCTGTGCGAGCCGGACCTGCTCGACACCGCGCGCAAGATCGTCGCCGACGCCAATGCGCGCGGCGCGGCGATCCCGCTGCCCACCGACGTGGTGGTGGCCAAGCAGTTCTTGCCCGATGCCGAGGCCACGGTGAAGGCGCTGGCCGACGTCGCCGACGACGACCTGATCCTGGACATCGGCCCGCAGACCGCGGCGCACTACGCCGAGCTGATCGCCAAGGCCGGCACCGTGGTGTGGAACGGCCCGGTCGGCGTGTTCGAGTTCGACGCGTTCGGTCACGGCACCGAAACCCTGGCGCGCGCCATTGCCGCCTCGCCTGCGTTCTCCATCGCCGGCGGCGGCGACACCCTGGCCGCGGTCGACAAGTACGGCATCGCCGAGCAGGTCAGCTACATCTCCACCGGCGGCGGCGCGTTCCTGGAGTTCCTGGAAGGCAAGACCCTGCCGGCGGTGGCCGCCCTGCAGGCGCGCGGCGCGTGA
- a CDS encoding HAD-IA family hydrolase, with translation MSAPTLFFDLDGTLVDSEIGIVGSIAHAFEQLHQPVPGPDALRAWIGPPLRDSFHAHFDDPAVVEQALALYRQRYDERGWREHTVFPEIGAAVEALAAAGHRFAVVTSKNERFARRIVETLPFAAHFEEVVGASEDGQRRFKPDLIAEALRRLSLQPAQCVMIGDRRMDIEGANHHGMRSIGVLWGFGDEAELRQAGASALAQVPAQLPGLVA, from the coding sequence GTGAGCGCGCCCACCCTGTTCTTCGACCTGGACGGCACCCTGGTCGATTCGGAGATCGGCATCGTCGGCAGCATCGCGCATGCGTTCGAGCAGTTGCACCAGCCGGTGCCGGGGCCGGACGCGCTGCGCGCCTGGATCGGCCCGCCGCTGCGCGACAGCTTCCACGCGCATTTCGACGATCCGGCCGTGGTCGAGCAGGCGTTGGCGCTGTACCGCCAGCGCTACGACGAGCGCGGCTGGCGCGAGCACACGGTGTTTCCGGAGATCGGTGCGGCGGTCGAGGCATTGGCCGCGGCCGGCCATCGCTTCGCGGTGGTGACCTCGAAGAACGAGCGTTTCGCCCGGCGCATCGTCGAGACGCTGCCGTTCGCCGCGCATTTCGAGGAGGTGGTCGGCGCCAGCGAGGACGGCCAGCGCCGCTTCAAGCCGGACCTGATCGCCGAGGCCCTGCGGCGGCTGTCGCTGCAGCCGGCGCAGTGCGTGATGATCGGCGACCGGCGCATGGACATCGAAGGCGCCAACCACCACGGCATGCGCAGCATCGGCGTGCTGTGGGGCTTCGGCGACGAGGCGGAGCTGCGCCAGGCCGGCGCCAGCGCGCTGGCGCAGGTGCCGGCGCAGTTGCCGGGCTTGGTGGCTTGA
- the pyk gene encoding pyruvate kinase, whose amino-acid sequence MIERQRRTKILATLGPATDPPGVLEDLFRAGVNVVRLNFSHGDPSGQAKRAAEVRAAAQRVGSEVGILADLPGPKIRIERFAAGKVSLKAGARFDLVADANAPAGNENEVGVSYLGLPNDVKPGDVLLLDDGLLQLQVVEVDGPRIVNTVLNDGVLSDRKGLNKQGGGLSLGALTKRDEELIGIVAKIGVDFIAVSFCRNAQDMHDARRIAQEHGCNAALVSKIERTEAIENLSEIVEASDVVMVARGDLGVEIGDAELPGLQKKIIKESLAQNKVVITATQMLQSMVENPIPTRAEVLDVANAVIDGTDAVMLSAETAAGAYPVKAVQAMARICLGAERQFEMDTDFEAAQRNLERADQAIAMATMFLSEHIGLSGVVTLTESGGTPRFLSRFRSKMPIYAFTRHDGARRGMAMMRGVFPINFDSRGLTPREAARAAIRLLVEAERMGPGDRVVFTSGEHMETHGATNTLRLLEVGPDGRASGLGEL is encoded by the coding sequence ATGATCGAACGCCAGCGCCGCACCAAGATTCTCGCCACCCTCGGCCCGGCCACGGATCCGCCCGGCGTGCTCGAGGACCTGTTCCGCGCCGGCGTCAACGTCGTGCGCCTGAATTTCTCCCACGGCGACCCGTCCGGCCAGGCCAAGCGCGCCGCCGAAGTACGCGCCGCCGCGCAGCGCGTGGGCAGCGAAGTGGGCATCCTCGCCGACCTGCCGGGTCCGAAGATCCGCATCGAGCGCTTCGCCGCCGGCAAGGTGTCGCTGAAGGCCGGCGCGCGCTTCGACCTGGTCGCCGACGCCAATGCGCCGGCCGGCAACGAAAACGAGGTCGGCGTCAGCTATCTGGGCCTGCCCAACGACGTCAAGCCCGGCGACGTGCTGCTGCTCGACGACGGCCTGCTGCAGTTGCAGGTGGTCGAGGTCGACGGCCCGCGCATCGTCAACACCGTGCTCAACGACGGCGTGCTGTCCGATCGCAAGGGCCTGAACAAGCAGGGCGGTGGCCTGTCGCTGGGCGCGCTGACCAAGCGCGACGAAGAACTGATCGGCATCGTCGCCAAGATCGGCGTGGATTTCATCGCGGTGTCGTTCTGCCGCAATGCGCAGGACATGCACGACGCGCGCCGCATCGCCCAGGAACACGGTTGCAACGCCGCGCTGGTGTCCAAGATCGAGCGCACCGAGGCGATCGAGAACCTGAGCGAGATCGTCGAGGCCAGCGACGTGGTGATGGTCGCGCGCGGCGACCTGGGCGTGGAGATCGGCGATGCCGAGCTGCCGGGCCTGCAGAAGAAGATCATCAAGGAATCGCTGGCGCAGAACAAAGTGGTGATCACCGCCACGCAGATGCTGCAGTCGATGGTCGAGAACCCGATCCCGACCCGCGCCGAGGTGCTGGACGTGGCCAACGCGGTGATCGACGGCACCGATGCGGTGATGCTGTCGGCCGAGACCGCCGCCGGCGCCTACCCGGTCAAGGCGGTGCAGGCGATGGCGCGGATCTGCCTGGGCGCCGAGCGCCAGTTCGAGATGGATACCGACTTCGAGGCCGCGCAGCGCAACCTCGAGCGCGCCGACCAGGCGATCGCGATGGCGACGATGTTCCTGTCCGAGCACATCGGCCTGAGCGGCGTGGTCACCCTGACCGAATCCGGCGGCACCCCGCGCTTCCTGTCGCGGTTCCGTTCGAAGATGCCGATCTACGCGTTCACCCGCCACGACGGCGCGCGCCGCGGCATGGCGATGATGCGTGGCGTGTTCCCGATCAACTTCGACAGCCGCGGCCTGACCCCGCGCGAAGCGGCGCGTGCGGCGATCCGCCTGCTGGTCGAGGCCGAGCGCATGGGCCCCGGCGACCGCGTGGTGTTCACCAGCGGCGAGCACATGGAAACGCACGGTGCGACCAACACCCTGCGCCTGCTTGAAGTCGGCCCCGACGGCCGCGCCAGCGGCCTGGGCGAGCTGTAA
- a CDS encoding PaaI family thioesterase: MNDTMNMTLLEVDDGRAVFQGIPLLRHYNPLGTVHGGWFSTLLDSALGCAVQSTLAAGRSYTTAELSINIVRPASHQTGPLRAVAKIIHAGRRIATTEARVEDESGKLYAHATTTCVIFDMHR, from the coding sequence ATGAACGACACGATGAACATGACCCTGCTGGAGGTGGATGATGGCCGCGCCGTGTTCCAGGGTATTCCGTTGCTCCGGCACTACAACCCGTTAGGCACGGTCCACGGCGGCTGGTTTTCGACGCTGCTTGACTCGGCGCTTGGCTGCGCGGTGCAAAGCACGCTGGCAGCGGGGCGTTCGTACACGACGGCAGAGCTGAGCATCAACATCGTGCGTCCGGCCTCGCACCAAACCGGGCCGTTGCGCGCGGTCGCCAAGATCATCCACGCTGGCCGCCGGATTGCCACGACCGAGGCGCGTGTCGAAGACGAAAGCGGAAAGCTCTACGCGCATGCGACCACGACCTGCGTGATATTCGACATGCACCGATAG
- a CDS encoding DHA2 family efflux MFS transporter permease subunit produces the protein MQRAENDRNNSLAYSNSQALPSEPPDTASPWPVFWVVSMAVFLVSMDGTMLFAAFSALRAGFAQATAADLSWVINAYTVVYAAMLIPSGGLADKHGRKKIFLLGVALFLAASVACGLATSVQWLVLARSLQAMGAALLTPASLSLVLAAFPLGKRAVAVSLWGAVGGLAAAVGPSMGSFVIASLGWQWAFYLNVPLGIFSIWRGAALLRESRQPTTKRPLDVVGMCLLVVGIGTLALSIVQAQSPNWSQQALLSAAGIGLASIVGFVVWARIAPAPLVDLRLFRNATYRYVNLATFSFGIAFSMMFFAFFFYMNAIWKYPLPLAGVAMAPGPLMVVPAAALSGRVAGRHGHRPLLVVGCLIYAASAVWFLLVPGTEPAYVTQWLPGMLLSGIGVGMVMPSLSGAAVSRLPAEHYAVGGAVNQAVRQIGSVMGVALTVLLLGSGSLQRADFDAIYLWHMSLALITALLCLPVRTSPAAIATSRPLQASPEKP, from the coding sequence ATGCAACGCGCGGAAAACGATCGGAACAACTCCTTGGCCTACTCGAACAGCCAAGCCTTGCCCAGCGAGCCGCCCGACACCGCGTCACCGTGGCCGGTGTTCTGGGTGGTGAGCATGGCGGTGTTTCTTGTCTCGATGGACGGCACGATGTTGTTTGCCGCCTTCAGCGCCTTGCGGGCCGGGTTTGCGCAGGCCACCGCAGCGGACCTGTCGTGGGTGATCAATGCTTACACCGTGGTCTATGCCGCGATGCTGATTCCCTCGGGCGGATTGGCAGACAAGCATGGACGCAAGAAGATATTCCTGCTTGGCGTCGCGCTGTTCTTGGCGGCCTCCGTTGCCTGTGGCTTGGCCACCAGCGTGCAATGGCTGGTCCTTGCCCGAAGCCTGCAAGCCATGGGCGCCGCATTGCTCACGCCCGCATCGCTTTCGCTTGTGCTGGCGGCATTCCCGCTCGGCAAGCGAGCCGTCGCGGTCAGTCTATGGGGTGCTGTCGGCGGCCTGGCTGCGGCCGTCGGCCCCAGCATGGGGTCGTTCGTGATCGCCTCGCTTGGCTGGCAATGGGCGTTCTATCTGAATGTGCCTTTGGGGATTTTCTCCATCTGGCGCGGTGCGGCGCTGCTGCGCGAATCCAGGCAGCCAACCACAAAGCGCCCGCTGGATGTGGTGGGCATGTGCCTGCTCGTCGTCGGCATCGGCACGTTGGCGTTGTCCATCGTGCAAGCGCAGTCGCCGAACTGGTCGCAGCAGGCACTGCTGTCGGCTGCGGGCATCGGACTGGCGAGCATCGTCGGGTTCGTCGTTTGGGCGAGGATCGCCCCTGCTCCACTGGTCGACTTGCGTCTGTTTCGCAATGCGACCTATCGCTACGTCAATCTGGCAACGTTCAGCTTCGGCATCGCGTTCTCGATGATGTTTTTCGCGTTCTTTTTCTACATGAATGCGATCTGGAAATATCCATTGCCGCTGGCGGGCGTGGCGATGGCGCCGGGGCCGCTGATGGTCGTTCCGGCGGCGGCGCTCTCGGGCCGGGTGGCAGGCCGACATGGACACCGCCCGTTACTGGTGGTGGGCTGCCTGATCTATGCGGCCAGCGCCGTGTGGTTCTTGCTGGTGCCTGGCACCGAACCGGCCTATGTGACGCAGTGGCTGCCCGGCATGCTGTTGAGCGGGATCGGGGTCGGCATGGTCATGCCGTCGCTGTCCGGGGCCGCGGTCAGCCGCTTGCCGGCAGAGCACTACGCCGTCGGCGGTGCCGTCAACCAGGCGGTACGGCAAATCGGCTCGGTCATGGGAGTGGCGCTGACCGTGCTGCTGCTCGGCAGCGGCAGCTTGCAGCGTGCCGACTTCGACGCGATCTACCTGTGGCACATGAGCCTGGCGCTGATCACCGCGCTGCTGTGCCTGCCCGTGCGCACATCGCCCGCAGCCATCGCCACATCCCGCCCGCTGCAAGCGAGTCCGGAAAAACCGTAG
- a CDS encoding oxidoreductase, producing MENSKVVVITGVSSGIGRAAAAKFAELGCQVFGTVRNAEKAQAIPGVALVEMDIRDAASVQRGIQTIIAQAGRIDVLVNSAGVTLLGATEETSIAEAQALFDTNLFGVLRTIQAVLPHMRGQRSGRIVNISSVLGFLPAPYMALYAASKHAVEGLSETLDHELRQFGIRVALVEPSFTKTNLDLNAPQTTSRIADYSSEFAVVSQAIRKNVQNAPDPEGVASTILDAALGTWKMRRTPKGEASLLARLRRFLPAGPVEKGLRKTFGLA from the coding sequence ATGGAAAATTCCAAGGTCGTTGTCATCACCGGCGTGTCCTCGGGCATCGGGCGCGCCGCCGCAGCGAAATTTGCTGAACTTGGCTGCCAGGTATTCGGAACCGTGCGCAATGCCGAAAAGGCACAGGCGATCCCCGGCGTTGCGCTCGTCGAGATGGATATTCGGGACGCCGCGTCGGTTCAACGCGGCATCCAGACCATCATCGCCCAAGCCGGCCGTATCGACGTGCTGGTCAACAGCGCGGGCGTGACCTTGCTCGGCGCAACGGAAGAAACGTCGATTGCAGAAGCTCAGGCGTTGTTCGACACCAACCTGTTCGGCGTGTTGCGCACGATCCAGGCGGTGCTGCCGCACATGCGTGGGCAGCGTTCCGGCCGAATCGTCAACATCAGCTCGGTGCTGGGCTTTCTGCCCGCACCCTACATGGCGCTCTATGCAGCCTCCAAGCACGCCGTCGAAGGCCTCTCGGAAACCCTGGATCACGAGCTACGCCAATTCGGGATTCGCGTGGCGCTGGTCGAGCCGTCCTTCACCAAAACCAACCTGGATCTCAACGCGCCACAGACAACGTCCAGGATTGCCGACTACAGCAGCGAGTTCGCTGTCGTCTCCCAAGCCATTCGGAAGAATGTTCAGAACGCACCCGATCCCGAGGGCGTCGCCAGCACGATCCTCGATGCGGCGTTGGGAACCTGGAAGATGCGCCGCACGCCCAAGGGCGAGGCCTCGCTGTTGGCCAGGTTGCGCCGATTCCTGCCAGCTGGCCCGGTCGAAAAAGGCCTGAGAAAGACCTTCGGATTGGCCTGA
- a CDS encoding efflux RND transporter permease subunit: MSEGRFNLSALAVRERSVTLFLIFLVSVAGILAFFKLGRAEDPPFTIKQMTVITAWPGATAQEMQDQIAEPLEKRLQELRWYDRAETYTRPGLAVTMISLRDSAPPAAVQEEFYQARKKLGDEAKKLPAGVIGPMLNDEYADVTFALFALKAKGEPQRRLARDAEALRQQLLHVSGVKKVNIIGEQPERIFVSFSHDRLATLGVTPQDIFAALNSQNVLTPAGSIETQGPQIFVRVDGAFDDLEKIRQTPVMAQGRTLKLSDVATVARGYEDPATFLVRNNGEPTLLLGVVMRDDWNGLDLGKALEAEVTKINTGLPLGMTLSKVTDQAVNISSAVDEFMVKFFVALLVVMVVCFLSMGWRVGIVVAAAVPLTLAAVFVIMAATGKNFDRITLGSLILALGLLVDDAIIAIEMMVVKMEEGYSRSKASAYAWSHTAAPMLSGTLVTAIGFMPNGFARSTAGEYTSNMFWIVGIALIVSWVVAVAFTPYLGVKLLPDIKKVEGGHEAIYNTRNYNRFRQVLARVIARKWLVAGAVVGTFVLAVVGMGLVKKQFFPTSDRPEVLVEVQMPYGTSIAQTSAATAKLEAWLAKQQEARIVTSYIGQGAPRFFLAMAPELPDPAFAKIVVLAGDDKEREALKFRLRRAVADGLAPEARVRVTQIVFGPPSPFPVAYRVMGPDPDKLRAIANEVESVMHASPMMRTVNTDWGPRVPTLHFTLDQDRLQAVGLTSNSVSLQLQFLLSGVPLTEVREDIRSVQVVGRAAGATRLDPAKIAAFTLVGSAGQRIPLSQVGSVDVRMEDPILRRRDRTPTITVRGDIAEGLQPPDVSTAVLKQLQPIIETLPSGYRIEQAGSIEEAAKATTAMLPLFPIMIALTLLVIILQVRSIAAMVMVFATSPLGLIGVVPTLLIFQQPFGINALVGLIALSGILMRNTLILIGQIHHNEQEGLSPFNAVVEATVQRARPVILTALAAILAFIPLTHSVFWGTLAYTLIGGTLAGTILTLVFLPAMYSIWFKIKPVPLHH; encoded by the coding sequence ATGAGCGAAGGGCGCTTCAATCTTTCGGCGCTTGCGGTACGCGAGCGTTCCGTCACGCTGTTCCTGATCTTCCTGGTCTCGGTGGCGGGCATCCTCGCGTTCTTCAAGCTCGGCCGCGCGGAAGACCCGCCGTTCACGATCAAGCAGATGACCGTCATTACCGCCTGGCCGGGCGCAACGGCGCAGGAAATGCAGGATCAAATCGCCGAACCGCTGGAAAAGCGCCTGCAGGAATTGCGCTGGTACGACCGCGCGGAAACCTACACGCGCCCCGGCCTGGCCGTCACCATGATTTCCCTGCGCGACAGCGCGCCGCCCGCGGCGGTCCAGGAGGAGTTCTATCAGGCGCGCAAGAAGCTGGGGGACGAGGCCAAGAAACTGCCTGCCGGCGTCATCGGCCCGATGCTCAACGACGAGTATGCGGATGTGACCTTCGCGCTGTTTGCGCTCAAGGCCAAGGGCGAGCCGCAGCGCCGACTGGCGCGCGATGCGGAGGCGCTGCGCCAGCAGTTGCTGCACGTTTCAGGGGTGAAGAAGGTCAACATCATCGGCGAACAGCCAGAACGTATCTTCGTCTCGTTCTCCCACGATCGCCTGGCCACGCTGGGCGTCACTCCGCAAGACATCTTCGCCGCGCTCAACAGCCAGAACGTGCTGACGCCTGCAGGCTCCATCGAGACGCAGGGGCCGCAGATCTTCGTTCGCGTCGACGGCGCGTTCGACGACCTGGAGAAGATCCGCCAGACCCCGGTCATGGCGCAGGGCCGGACGCTGAAGCTGTCGGATGTGGCGACCGTCGCGCGCGGCTATGAAGATCCGGCCACCTTCCTGGTGCGCAACAACGGAGAGCCGACGCTGTTGCTGGGCGTGGTGATGCGCGACGACTGGAATGGGCTCGATCTCGGCAAGGCGCTCGAGGCGGAAGTCACCAAGATCAATACCGGGTTGCCGCTGGGCATGACGCTGAGCAAAGTCACCGACCAGGCCGTCAACATCAGCTCGGCGGTGGACGAGTTCATGGTCAAGTTCTTCGTCGCCCTGCTGGTGGTGATGGTGGTGTGCTTTCTCAGCATGGGCTGGCGGGTCGGCATCGTGGTCGCGGCCGCCGTGCCGCTGACGCTGGCGGCCGTGTTCGTGATCATGGCGGCCACCGGCAAGAACTTCGACCGCATCACGCTGGGCTCGCTGATCCTGGCGCTGGGCCTGCTGGTGGACGACGCCATCATCGCCATCGAAATGATGGTGGTGAAGATGGAGGAAGGCTACAGCCGCAGCAAGGCCTCCGCCTACGCCTGGAGCCACACCGCGGCGCCGATGCTTTCCGGCACGCTGGTCACGGCGATCGGCTTCATGCCCAATGGCTTCGCCCGCTCCACGGCAGGCGAATACACCAGCAACATGTTCTGGATCGTCGGCATCGCCCTGATCGTGTCCTGGGTAGTGGCGGTGGCGTTCACGCCGTACCTGGGCGTGAAGTTGCTGCCGGATATCAAGAAGGTCGAGGGCGGGCACGAAGCCATCTACAACACCCGCAACTACAACCGCTTCCGGCAGGTGCTCGCGCGCGTCATCGCGCGCAAGTGGCTGGTCGCCGGCGCCGTGGTCGGCACGTTCGTGCTGGCTGTGGTCGGCATGGGCCTTGTCAAGAAGCAGTTCTTCCCGACGTCCGATCGGCCGGAGGTGCTGGTCGAAGTGCAGATGCCATATGGCACCTCCATCGCGCAAACCAGCGCGGCAACGGCGAAGCTGGAAGCCTGGCTGGCGAAGCAGCAGGAAGCCAGGATCGTCACGTCCTACATCGGCCAGGGCGCGCCACGCTTCTTCCTGGCCATGGCGCCCGAACTGCCCGACCCGGCGTTCGCCAAGATCGTGGTACTCGCCGGCGACGACAAGGAGCGGGAAGCGCTCAAGTTCAGGCTGCGCCGGGCGGTGGCCGACGGGTTGGCGCCCGAGGCGCGGGTGCGCGTCACCCAGATCGTGTTCGGCCCGCCCTCGCCGTTTCCCGTCGCTTACCGCGTGATGGGCCCAGACCCGGACAAACTGCGCGCGATCGCAAACGAAGTCGAAAGCGTGATGCACGCCAGTCCGATGATGCGCACCGTCAACACGGATTGGGGTCCGCGCGTTCCGACCCTGCACTTCACGCTCGATCAGGATCGACTCCAGGCTGTCGGGCTGACCTCCAATTCCGTGTCCTTGCAGTTGCAATTCCTGCTCAGCGGAGTGCCGCTGACCGAGGTGCGCGAGGACATCCGTTCGGTGCAGGTGGTTGGCCGCGCGGCCGGCGCTACCCGCCTGGATCCGGCAAAGATCGCCGCCTTTACGCTGGTCGGATCGGCGGGTCAACGCATCCCGCTGTCGCAGGTGGGCAGCGTCGATGTGCGCATGGAAGATCCCATCCTGCGCCGTCGCGACCGCACGCCGACCATCACCGTGCGCGGCGACATCGCCGAAGGATTGCAGCCGCCGGACGTTTCCACCGCGGTCTTGAAGCAGTTGCAACCGATCATCGAGACGCTTCCTTCCGGCTACCGGATCGAACAGGCCGGCTCGATCGAAGAGGCCGCCAAGGCCACCACGGCGATGCTGCCGCTGTTCCCGATCATGATCGCGCTCACCCTGCTCGTCATCATCCTGCAGGTGCGATCGATCGCGGCGATGGTCATGGTCTTCGCCACCAGTCCGCTCGGCTTGATCGGCGTGGTGCCGACCTTGCTGATCTTCCAGCAACCGTTCGGCATCAATGCGCTGGTCGGCCTGATCGCGCTGTCGGGCATCCTGATGCGCAACACGCTGATCCTGATCGGGCAGATCCATCACAACGAACAGGAAGGACTGAGTCCGTTCAATGCGGTCGTCGAAGCCACCGTGCAGCGCGCAAGACCGGTGATATTGACGGCGCTGGCCGCGATCCTGGCCTTCATCCCGCTGACCCATTCGGTGTTCTGGGGAACGCTGGCCTACACGCTGATCGGTGGCACGCTCGCGGGGACGATTCTGACGCTGGTGTTTCTGCCAGCCATGTATTCCATCTGGTTCAAGATCAAGCCAGTTCCTTTGCATCACTGA